Within the Angustibacter sp. Root456 genome, the region CAGCGGACGCCGACGCTGCTGCTGACCTTCGACGGGCGCGAAGCGAAGGAGGTCTCGGCGCACCTCGCACAGCAGGGGATCAACGCGCCGTCCAGCAACTTCTACGCGATCGAGGCCTCGCGCCGGCTGGGGCTCGGCGACGCCGGCGGCCTGCGGCTCGGGCTCGCGCCGTACTCGACCATCGACGACGTCGACCGCGTCGTCGCCGCGTTGGGTGGGCTGCTCCCCTGACGCCCCGAGCCACCTCGCTTGCCGAGGGTTCCGCCCGGTTACCGAGGGCTGCAACCCTCGTGAAGCGGTGTGTCGCCCACTCAACGTGATCAACAGGACGCGGGCTGGGAGGCTAGGGGTGTGCGCTTCGACCCCGCTGCCCTGCCGGACGCCGTCCTGGAGTTCCTGCGTGAGCGGCACCTCGCGACCCTGACGACCCTGCGCCGTGACGGCACGCCCCACGTCGTACCCGTCGGCTTCACCTGGGACGACGACGCCGGCGTCGCGCGGGTGATCACCAGCGGCGACAGCGTGAAGGCTCGCAACGCGATCAACGGTGGCCGCGCGGCCCTCTGCCAGGTCGACGGCCGCCGCTGGCTGACGCTCGAGGGCGTGGTGTCCGTGCTCGTGCACCCGGACGCCGTGCGGGAGGGCGAGCAGCGCTACGCCCAGCGCTACCGCACCCCGCGCGAGAACCCCGCGCGCGTCGTCCTGGCCGTGAAGGTCGACCGCGTCACCGGCCTCACCTGAGGCGGCCGGCCACCAGGGGTCGGGCAGAATGCCCACCCATGGAGATCGAGAGCCTGGACGCCCTGGACGCCTGGCTCGACGCCGGCCGGCCGCTCGCCGGCTTGCGCCTGCAGGCGCTCGATCTCACCGCCCGGGAAAACCGCCTGCTCGCCGCCGACCCGCGCGGTCTGGTGGTGCTGGGCGGCCGGCTGAGCGAGCGCCTCGACGCCCACCTGCGCAGCGGTGGAGCACTGGTCTTCCCCGAGGTTCCCGGCGTACCGGTCGACCCCTACCGCTCGAGCCTCTACACCGCCGACGAGCTGTACGACGGCCTGGACGACGGCTACCCGGCGACGCCGGACGCCCGGGCCTACCGCTGGTGGCTCGACCGCACGCTGCGCGACGACATCCTCGCCACCATGCTGCGCGCGGTGCACGACGACAGCGTCAGCGACGCGCTGCACGAGACGCTCGCCGGACGTCGCGCCGTCGGCGTCATGGGAGGCCACGCGATCGAGCGCGGCCAGCCCACCTACCTGGCCGCCGCCCGGCTCGGACGGCGGCTCGCCCGCAGCGGCGCCCTGGTGCTGACCGGCGGCGGCCCGGGAGCCATGGAGGCGGCCACGCTCGGCTCCGCGCTGCACGAGCACTCCGACGACGACCTCGTCGCGGCGGCAGCCGAGCTGGCTCGGGTGCCCGCGTTCACGGACGTCACGGCCTGGGCCCGGGCGGGCTTCGCCGTTCGCGATCGACTGCGGCTGGACGACCCCCGGCTCACCAGCCTCGGCGTCCCCACGTGGTTCTACGGCCACGAGCCGAGCAACGTCTTCTCCAGCGCCATCGCCAAGTTCTTCTCCAACGCCCAGCGCGAGGACCTGCTCCTGTCACGCAGCACGTCCGGTCTGGTGGTGCTACCCGGAGCAGCCGGCACGGTGCAGGAGATCTTCCAGAACGCGACGCGCGCCTACTACGGCACGGCCGGAAGCATCGCGCCGATCGTGCTGGTGGGCGTCGACTACTGGACGGCGACCCTGCCCGCCTGGCCGCTGCTGACCGCCCTCGCCGCCGGACGCGAGATGGCCACCCGCGTCCACCTGATCGACGACGTCGACCAGGTGGACGAGATGCTCGGGCTCAGCTGATCAGCTGACCCGGCCCATGACGGCCACGACCCGGTCGACGAACCGGTCGACGGCGCGCTCGCTGTACCCCCGCGAGCCGCGGCGGGTGGCGAACACAGCGCCGCGCAGGTCGTCAGGCGACAGCGCCGTGCCGCCGTCGAAGTACTCCGCGATGTCGTCGCACAGCAGGTCGACCTGCTCGACGTCGTACGCGCGCTCCCACATCGATCCGCGCGCGAAGCGGTCGCCGTGCGGTCGCGCGAGCCGAGCGCGCAGCACCTGAGCCTGGGCCGTGACGTCGCGGACGAAGCCGCGCTCGCCGAGGCCGCGACGGTCGCCCTCGCGCTCACCGTTCAGCGCGTCGTCCTCGAGCCGGTCGAGCGCGGCGTCGACGGCGCTGACCTGGTAGCCACCGAGCCGCAGGTCGAAGCCGACGCTGCGGATCTCGGCTGAGCTGACGCCGCCGCCGAGCGCCCGGGCGATGAAGGCGTCGACCTGACCGACGTCGTACCCGCGCCCAAGCGCCCCGACCTTGCGAAACCTCATGGGCGCGCTCACGCACCACTCCCCGTGATCTGCGTGGCAGCCAGCTGGCCGCACGCGCCGTCGATGTCCTGGCCGCGAGTATCGCGCACGGTGGTGGGGATCCCCCGTGCACGCAACGCCGACACGAACGCGTGCTCGACACGCGGGTCGCTGGCGGTCCACTTGCTGCCCGGCGTCGGGTTCAGCGGGATGGGGTTGACGTGCACCCAGCCCTTGCCGCGCGCGTTCAGCAGCTTGCCGAGCAGGTCGGCGCGCCAGGCCTGGTCGTTGATGTCGCGGATCAGCGCGTACTCGATGCTGACCCGACGGCCGGTGGTCTGGAAGTAGCGGTACGCCGCATCGAGCGCCTCGCCGACCTTCCAGCGGGTGTTGATGGGCACGAGCTCGTCGCGCAGCTCGTCGTCCGGGGCGTGCAGGCTCAGCGCCAGAGTCACAGGAATTCCCTCAGCCGCAAGTTTGTCGATCGCCGGCACCAGACCCACGGTGGACATCGTGATGCCGCGCGCGCTCATGCCTAAGCCGTCTGGTGTCGGGTCTGTGAGCCTACGAATTGCGCCAATAGCGGCTCGATAGTTCGCAAGCGCTTCGCCCATTCCCATGAAGACCACGTTGCTCACCCGCAGGGGCGCGTCCACGTGCTCGCCGACCTCACCGCGCGTGAGCGAGCGAGCGCCGGCGACCACCTGCTCGACGATCTCGGCGGTCGACATGTTGCGGGTCAGCCCGGCCTGGCCGGTGGCGCAGAACGGGCAGTTCATGCCGCAGCCGGCCTGGCTGGACACGCACATCGTGACCCGGCCGGGGTAGCGCATGAGGACGCTCTCGACGAGGGCGCCGTCGAACAGCCGCCACAGCGTCTTGACCGTCGCGCCGTGGTCGGCCGTGCGGACGCTCACCGGCGTGAGCAGCGAGGGCAGCAGCTGCTCGACGAGCTCGCCGCGCTGGGCCTTCGGCAGGTCGGTCATCGCCTCGGGGTCGTCGACCAGGCGCTCGAAGTAGTGGGTCGAGAGCTGGCGCGCGCGGTAGGCCGGCACGCCCAGCTCGCGCACGGCGTCCGCTCGCTCGTCCGGTGCGAGGTCGGCGAGGTGGCGCGGCGGCTTGGCGCGGCGGGGGGCGGTGAAGGTCAGCTGAGCGGGGGCCATGGCTCTCCCAGTGTCCCAGACTCAGGCGAGCAGGTGGAGCAGCAGCCAGGCCACCGGCGCGCTGACGAGCAGCGAGTCGAGCCGGTCCATCACGCCGCCGTGCCCCGGCAGCACCGATCCCATGTCCTTGATGCCCAGGTCGCGCTTGATCATCGACTCGGCGAGATCACCGACCGTGGCCGCGACGACGACGGCCGCGCCCAGCGCGACGCCACTCCACCACGGCGCGTCGAGCGCCAGCGGCATGAGCACCGCACCGGCGACGACGCAGGCGATCACCGACCCCGCGAAGCCCTCCCACGACTTCTTGGGGCTCACCGCCGGTGCCATCGGATGGCGTCCGGCCACGACGCCCAAGGCGTACCCGCCGATGTCGCTGCACACCGTGACGACCATGAAGGTGAGCACCCGCCAGGCGCCGTCGTCCTCGGCCAGCATGAGGATGACGAAGCCCGCCAGCAGCGGCAGGTACGCGGCGGTGAACAGGCCCCCGGCGACGTCGCGCAACGCGCCCTGCGGCGTCTCGGCGCTGCGCCAGACCAGCACTCCCACGGCGGTCAGGACGAAGCAGACCGCCAGCGCCTGGCCTCCGGCGCTGTAGGCCGCCACCAGCATGGCGACGGCGCCGACGGCGACGGGCGGCAGCGGTACGTGCACGTGGCGCTGCGCCAGCGCCTGCGACAGCTCCCACACCGCCAGGCACACCGCGACCACGACGACGGCGATGAACGCCTCGCGCCGGATGAACAGCGAGGCGATCACCACGACGCCGAGACCGACGCCGACGCCGACGGCAGCCGGCAGGTTGCGGCCGGCGCGCGGCGGCGTCCGGGATGCTCGCGCCGCCGAACGGGTCAGCGGCGGCTGGCTGGGGCTGAGGTCACTCACGGGCGTCCGGGCGGTCCGAGCGAGAGGGCGAGCAGGGCTCAGACCTCGAGCAGCTCGGCCTCCTTGTGCTTGAGCAGGTCGTCGACCAGATCCACGTGCTTCTTCGTCACGGCCTCGAGCTCCTTCTCGGCGCGCGTGCCCTCGTCCTCGCCGACCTCGCCGTCCTTGACCAGGCGGTCGAGTTCCTCCTTGGCCCGACGGCGGATGTTGCGGATCGACACCCGCGCCTCCTCCGCCTTGTGGCGGGCGAGCTTGATGTAGTCCTTGCGCCGCTCCTCGGTGAGCTGCGGCAGCACGACGCGGATGACGTTGCCGTCGTTCGCCGGGTTCGCGCCCAGGTCGCTGTCACGCAGCGTCTTCTCGATCTCGCTCATCGAGCTCTTGTCGTAGGGCGTGATGAGCACCGTGCGCGCTTCCGGCGTCTGGAACGACGCCAGCTGCATGAGCGGAGTCGGGGAACCGTAGTAGTCGACCACCAGCTTGGTGAACATCGCCGGGTTGGCCCGACCGGTGCGGATCGCCCCGAAGTCCTCCTTGGCGACCTCGATGGCCTTGGTCATCTTCTCCTCGGCATCGAAGAGGGTCTCGTCGATCACTCGGGCTCCTTGGGTCTGGCCGTGCGGGTCAGCGGTGGGGCTGGGTCGGGCTGGCGGGACTGGGGCGGCGCGGGGCAGGCTCAGCTGACGACGACGCGCGTACCGATCTTCTCACCCTGGATCGCGCGGGTCAGACTGCCCTCGCCCTCCATGCCGAAGACCACCATCGGCATGCCGTTCTCCATGCACAGGGCGAACGCGGTGGCGTCGGCCACCTTCAGGCCCTGCTGCAGTGCCTCGGAGTAGGTGAGCGTCTCGAACTTCGTGGCCGTGGGGTCCGTGTTGGGGTCGGCCGAGTAGACGCCGTCCACGCCGTTCTTGCCCATGAGGACGACGTCGCACTTGGTCTCCAGCGCCCGCTGCGCCGCCACGGTGTCGGTGGAGAAGAAGGGCATACCCGCCCCCGCTCCGAAGATCACGACCCGACCCTTCTCCATGTGCCGGATCGCTCGGCGCGGGATGTAGGGCTCGGCCACCTGGCCCATCGTGATGGCGGTCTGAACTCGGGTCTCGATGCCTTCCTTCTCCAGGAAGTCCTGGAGCGCCAGGCAGTTCATGACGATGCCGAGCATCCCCATGTAGTCGGCGCGCGCGCGGTCCATGCCGCGCTGCTGCAGCTCGGCGCCGCGGAAGAAGTTGCCACCGCCGATCACCATCGCCACCTGCACGCCCGAGCGCACGGCGACGGCGATCTGGCGCGCGACCTCGCGCACGACGTCCGGGTCCAGGCCGATGCGACCGCCGCCGAACGCCTCGCCCGACAGCTTCAGCAGCACTCGCTTGTACACGAACGGGTCGGCCCCGGTGCGTACCTCGAGATCCGGTGCGGTCTGGCTCACGGTGCTCTCCACTCGCTGCTCCCCTGTCTGACTCGCTGGGCGCGTCGGTGCCGGCCCCCTGCACGACGCACCCACGCCGGGGCAGAGCGTCCCATGCAGTCTGCCCTACCGAGGGGTAGCAGAGCCAACGCCGGACGGGTGAGACGGGTGAGCACGACGGCGCCCCGCCCACCGAGAGGTGAGCGGGGCGCCGTCGTGCAGGGCCGGGGGTCGACGTCAGGCGTCGGCGCCAACCCGGAACCGCGCGAACGCGACCGGCTTCACGCCGGCCTCGCTGAGCACGGCGCCCACGGTCTTCTTGCTGTCCTTGGCGTACGGCTGGTCGACGAGGACGTTCTCCTTGAAGAAGCCCTGCAGACGGCCCTCGACGATCTTCGGCAGCGCCGCCTCGGGCTTGCCCTCGTTGCGGGCCGTCTCGTCGGCGATCCGGCGCTCGGTCTCGACGACCTCGGCCGGCACGTCGTCGCGCGAGACGTACTTCGGCTGCATGGCGGCGATGTGCATGGCGACGTCACGGGCGACGTCCGCAGCACCGTCGGTGGCCAGGATCACACCGACCTGCGGGGGCAGGTCGGGGCTGGTGCGGTGCAGGTACGACGCGACGGCCGCACCCTCCACGCGCGCCACGCGACGCACCTCGATCTTCTCGCCGATGGCCGCGTTGGCCTCGTCGAGCACCTCACGCACGCTCTGCCCCTCGATGGAGGAGTCGAGCAGCGCCTCGGCGTCCGTGGCGTTGATCGCCACGGCCTGGTCGAGGACGCGCTGGGCGACGGCCTGGAACTTGTCGCCCTTGGCGACGAAGTCGGTCTCGCAGTTGACCTCGACCAGCGTGCCGACGCCACCGTCGACGTGGATGGCCACCAGGCCGTTGCTGGCGTTGCGGCCCTCGCGCTTGGCGACGCCCTTCTGGCCCTTGACCCGCAGGATCTCGGTGGCCTTGGCGCGGTCGCCGTCGGCCTCGTCCAGGGCCTTCTTGACGTCGAGCATGCCGGCGCCGGTCTGCTCGCGCAGCGCCTTGATGTCAGCGGCGGTGTAGTTCGCCATTCGGGTGGTACTCCCTCTCGCAGGTGCTGGGGTGTGGGCTGGTCCGGACGGCTCAGGCCTGGGTCTCGTCGGCCGGCGCGGCCTCGGCGGCGGGCGCCTCGGTGGCCTCGGTCGACTCCACGGCGTCAGCGGTCTCGGTGGCAGCCTCGGTGGCAGCCTCGGTGGCAGCCGGAGCCTCGGTGGCAGCCGGAGCCTCGGTGGCAGCCGGAGCCTCGGTNCTGCTGGCCCTCGAGCAGCTCGCGCTCCCACTCGGCCAGCGGCTCGTTCGCGGCGACCTGGTCACCCTCGGCGGCGCCAGCCTCGGAGCCGCGCGAACGCTGCATCAGGCCGTCGGCGACGGCGTCGGCCACGACGCGGGTCAGCAGGGTGACCGAGCGGATGGCGTCGTCGTTGCCCGGGATCTTGTAGTCGACCTCGTCGGGGTCGCAGTTGGTGTCGAGGATGGCGACGATCGGGATGTTCAGCTTCTTGGCCTCGTCGACCGCCAGGTGCTCCTTCTTGGTGTCGACGATCCACACCGCGCTCGGCACCTTGGCCATGTCGCGGATACCGCCGAGGGTGCGCTCGAGCTTGTCCTTCTCGCGGCGCAGGACGAGCAGCTCCTTCTTCGTCATGCCGCTCGCGGCGACGTCGTCGAAGTCGATGACCTCGAGCTCCTTGAGGCGCTGCAGACGCTTGTGCACGGTCTGGAAGTTGGTGAGCATGCCGCCCAGCCAGCGCTGGTTGACGTAGGGCATGCCGACGCGGGTGGCCTGCTCGGCCACGGGCTCCTGCGCCTGCTTCTTGGTGCCGACGAACAGGATCGTGCCGCCGTGGGCGACGGTCTCCTTGACGAACTCGTACGCGTTGTCGATGTACGTCAGCGACTGCTGCAGGTCGATGATGTAGATGCCGTTGCGCTCGGTGAAGATGAAGCGCTTCATCTTGGGGTTCCAGCGTCGGGTCTGGTGCCCGAAGTGCACGCCGCTCTCGAGGAGCTGGCGCATCGTGACGACGGCCATGCCGGTAGTCCTTGTCGCTCGGTTGTCTCGTGGTCGGCCGGTTGGCCGCCACGCCTGGCGACCGCGACGCACTGAGCCGGGCTTGCCCGGACCGGGTGTGCGCCCCGGCACGAGGTGCCGGTCTGCGGACGCGCGAATTCGACCGGCCTGAGACCGGTCGTGCCGACAGTCTACGCCAGCGCCGTGGGTGCTGGTGACGCCACCGGCCCGGCATCGCGCAGGCTGCGCACGGAGGGCAGCGCAGCAGTCATCACCGCCCACGAGACGCCGATCAGCGACGCCCCCACCATGGTGGGGGCCACCCCCCACAGCTCGGACGCCGGGCCGACCAGGGCGAACCCCACGGGCATGCCGACCGTGGAGCCGAAGTAGTCGAACGAGCTCACCCGGCTGAGCGCCGTGCGCGGTACCTGCCGGGCCAGCGTGGTGTCCCAGATCACGAACAGGACGCTGACGCTGGCACCCGACACGGCGATGAGCACCGCGATCGCGGCCACGGGCAGCGCGACGCCGACGAAGACCGGCTGCAGCGAGCCACCGACGAGCAGCAGCGCACACCACACGATGGGACGACGCGGCCGCACCCGCAGCGCGACGACGGCCGACAGCACCGCCCCGATCCCGAAGGACGCCGACACGACCGCCCAGGTCGCGGCTCCGGAGTAGCGACGCTCGGCGGTCACGGGGCCGAGCACGAGCACGGCGGGCAGCACCACGGCGTGGTAGACGGTGAAGCCACCCACCATCGCCGCCAGCCACGGGCGCGACGCCACCTCACGCAAGCCGCCCGCGAGCTCGGCGACGAACGTCGTGCGCGCGGCCGGTTCCGCGGCGACCGAGCCCAGGCGCCACAGGAAGGCGGCGCTGACCACGAACGTCACCGCGTCGGCGGCGATGGCCGCACCCGGTGAGGTGGTGGCCACGATGGCGCCCGCCACCAGCGGGCCGACGATCATGGCGGCGTTCTGGCTCAGCCCCACGAGCGCGTTGGCCTGGGTGAGCCGAGCGCCTGACACGACCTGGGGCACCATGCCCGTGGCCGCCGGCTCGAAGAACGCCTGGGCGGCGCCCGCCGCGGCCGCGAGCACCGCGAGGTGCCACACGCGCGCCGTCCCGGTGAGCAGCAGCACCGCCAGCAGGCCCTGCACGACCGCGCGCACGGCGTCCGTGGTGAGCATGACGACGCGCCGGTCGAGCCGGTCGGCCCACACGCCCCCGACGAGCAGCAGCACCGCGAGGGGCACCGTGCCCGCGGCCACGACGACGCCCAGGTCGGTGGCCGAGCCGGTCAGCCGCAGCACCGCGAACGCGAGCGCCACCGGTGTCATGCGGTCGCCGAGGTGGCTCACCGCCTGCCCGGCGAAGTACCGACGGAACACCGGCTCGCCGAGGGGGCCGAAGCGCTCGCTGGTCTTGCTCACGGTCGTAGTGTCGCCGCATGGACGTCCCTGCGCGCCACCCCTTTCTCGTCGAGCGCATGCGCGGCTTCGGCACGACGATCTTCGCCGAGATGACCGCACTCGCCCAGCGCACCGGTGCGATCAACCTCGGCCAGGGCTTTCCCGACACCGACGGCCCCCCACAGGTGCTCGAGGCGGCGGTGCGGGCCATCCGCGAGGGCCGCAACCAGTACCCGCCGGGGCCGGGCGTGCCCGAGCTGCGCGAGGCGATCGCCGCTCACCAGCAGCGCTTCTACGGCCTGGACGTCGACCCGGACTCCGAGGTGCTCGTGACCGCTGGCGCGACAGAGGCCATCGCCACGACGCTGCTCGCGCTGATCGAGCCCGGTGACGAGGTGGTGATGTTCGAGCCGTACTACGACTCCTACGCCGCGGCGGTGGCGCTGGCCGGGGGCGTGCGGCGCACCGTGGTGCTGCGCGCGCCCGACTTCGCCGTCGACGAGGCGGCGCTGCGGGCCGCCTTCAGTGACCGCACGCGCGTGGTGCTGCTCAACTCACCGCACAACCCGACGGGCAAGGTCTTCACGCCGCAGGAGCTCGACCTCGTCGGCTCGCTGGCGCGCGAGCACGGAGCGCTCGTGGTGAGCGACGAGGTCTACGAGCACCTGCTCTTCAGCGACGGGCCGACCGGCGGCCGGCACGTGCCGGTGGCGAGCCGGCCGGGGCTCGCCGACCGCACGCTGACCATCTCGTCGGCGGGCAAGACCTTCTCCGTGACCGGCTGGAAGGTGGGCTGGGTGCACGGGCCGCGCGAGCTCGTGGACGCCGTCCGCGCCGTGAAGCAGTTCGTGACCTTCGTGGCGTCGGGGCCGTTCCAGCCCGCGGTGGCCGAGGGGCTGGCGCTGCCCGACGAGGTGTTCGCGGACCTCGCCGGCCGCCTGCAGCGCGGACGTGACCTGCTCTGCGAGGGACTGCGGGCGGCCGGGCTCGAGCCGTTCGTGCCGGCCGGGACGTACTTCGTGCTCGTGGACGGCGCGGCGCTCGGCTACGACGACGGGCTGGCGCTGTGCCGCGAGCTGCCCCGGCTGGCGGGCGTCGTCGGTGTGCCGGTGCGGGTGTTTCACGACGACCCCGAGGCCGGGCGCTCGCTCGTGCGGTTCGCGTTCTGCAAGCGGCCGGAGGTGCTGCAGGCGGCGGCCGAGCGGCTCGCGGGGTTGGCTCGCCTGGGCTGAGTCCGGGTGGCGGGCGCGCCGGTCGTCCACAGGCGCGAAGTGAGAGCCGTTGTCCACAGCCGGCTGCGACGGTGCTGCGGCTGCTGGCGGCGATCGCGCAGGCTGACGGCATGGTTCGAGTGATGCTCCTCGCCGCTGTCGCGGCGCTCAGCCCGGTGACGAGCGGACTTCCCCTGGCTGCTCCCTCCCCGGTGGCTGCGCCCGCGCAGCAGTGGCGGTGGCCGCTCGCACCACGCCCCGCGGTGGTCCGGCCGTTCCGCGCTCCCCCCACGCCGTGGAGCGCCGGCCACCGCGGGGTCGATCTCGCCGCGGCCGCGGGCTCGCCCGTGCGATCCGCCGGCGGCGGGCGGGTGAGCTTCTCCGGCGTGGTGGCCGGGCGCGGGGTCGTCGTGGTGACCCACCCAAGCGGCCTGCGGACCAGCTACGAGCCCGTCGCTCGACGGGTGCGCGCGGGCACGCTCGTGGACGCGGGCGACGTCCTGGGCGTCCTCGGCGCGGCACCGAGTCACTGCGCGCCGACCACGTGCCTGCACTGGGGGCTGCGCCG harbors:
- a CDS encoding pyridoxamine 5'-phosphate oxidase family protein → MRFDPAALPDAVLEFLRERHLATLTTLRRDGTPHVVPVGFTWDDDAGVARVITSGDSVKARNAINGGRAALCQVDGRRWLTLEGVVSVLVHPDAVREGEQRYAQRYRTPRENPARVVLAVKVDRVTGLT
- a CDS encoding LOG family protein; translated protein: MEIESLDALDAWLDAGRPLAGLRLQALDLTARENRLLAADPRGLVVLGGRLSERLDAHLRSGGALVFPEVPGVPVDPYRSSLYTADELYDGLDDGYPATPDARAYRWWLDRTLRDDILATMLRAVHDDSVSDALHETLAGRRAVGVMGGHAIERGQPTYLAAARLGRRLARSGALVLTGGGPGAMEAATLGSALHEHSDDDLVAAAAELARVPAFTDVTAWARAGFAVRDRLRLDDPRLTSLGVPTWFYGHEPSNVFSSAIAKFFSNAQREDLLLSRSTSGLVVLPGAAGTVQEIFQNATRAYYGTAGSIAPIVLVGVDYWTATLPAWPLLTALAAGREMATRVHLIDDVDQVDEMLGLS
- a CDS encoding DivIVA domain-containing protein codes for the protein MSAPMRFRKVGALGRGYDVGQVDAFIARALGGGVSSAEIRSVGFDLRLGGYQVSAVDAALDRLEDDALNGEREGDRRGLGERGFVRDVTAQAQVLRARLARPHGDRFARGSMWERAYDVEQVDLLCDDIAEYFDGGTALSPDDLRGAVFATRRGSRGYSERAVDRFVDRVVAVMGRVS
- the rlmN gene encoding 23S rRNA (adenine(2503)-C(2))-methyltransferase RlmN, with amino-acid sequence MAPAQLTFTAPRRAKPPRHLADLAPDERADAVRELGVPAYRARQLSTHYFERLVDDPEAMTDLPKAQRGELVEQLLPSLLTPVSVRTADHGATVKTLWRLFDGALVESVLMRYPGRVTMCVSSQAGCGMNCPFCATGQAGLTRNMSTAEIVEQVVAGARSLTRGEVGEHVDAPLRVSNVVFMGMGEALANYRAAIGAIRRLTDPTPDGLGMSARGITMSTVGLVPAIDKLAAEGIPVTLALSLHAPDDELRDELVPINTRWKVGEALDAAYRYFQTTGRRVSIEYALIRDINDQAWRADLLGKLLNARGKGWVHVNPIPLNPTPGSKWTASDPRVEHAFVSALRARGIPTTVRDTRGQDIDGACGQLAATQITGSGA
- a CDS encoding phosphatidate cytidylyltransferase; its protein translation is MSDLSPSQPPLTRSAARASRTPPRAGRNLPAAVGVGVGLGVVVIASLFIRREAFIAVVVVAVCLAVWELSQALAQRHVHVPLPPVAVGAVAMLVAAYSAGGQALAVCFVLTAVGVLVWRSAETPQGALRDVAGGLFTAAYLPLLAGFVILMLAEDDGAWRVLTFMVVTVCSDIGGYALGVVAGRHPMAPAVSPKKSWEGFAGSVIACVVAGAVLMPLALDAPWWSGVALGAAVVVAATVGDLAESMIKRDLGIKDMGSVLPGHGGVMDRLDSLLVSAPVAWLLLHLLA
- the frr gene encoding ribosome recycling factor — its product is MIDETLFDAEEKMTKAIEVAKEDFGAIRTGRANPAMFTKLVVDYYGSPTPLMQLASFQTPEARTVLITPYDKSSMSEIEKTLRDSDLGANPANDGNVIRVVLPQLTEERRKDYIKLARHKAEEARVSIRNIRRRAKEELDRLVKDGEVGEDEGTRAEKELEAVTKKHVDLVDDLLKHKEAELLEV
- the pyrH gene encoding UMP kinase → MSQTAPDLEVRTGADPFVYKRVLLKLSGEAFGGGRIGLDPDVVREVARQIAVAVRSGVQVAMVIGGGNFFRGAELQQRGMDRARADYMGMLGIVMNCLALQDFLEKEGIETRVQTAITMGQVAEPYIPRRAIRHMEKGRVVIFGAGAGMPFFSTDTVAAQRALETKCDVVLMGKNGVDGVYSADPNTDPTATKFETLTYSEALQQGLKVADATAFALCMENGMPMVVFGMEGEGSLTRAIQGEKIGTRVVVS
- the tsf gene encoding translation elongation factor Ts, whose product is MANYTAADIKALREQTGAGMLDVKKALDEADGDRAKATEILRVKGQKGVAKREGRNASNGLVAIHVDGGVGTLVEVNCETDFVAKGDKFQAVAQRVLDQAVAINATDAEALLDSSIEGQSVREVLDEANAAIGEKIEVRRVARVEGAAVASYLHRTSPDLPPQVGVILATDGAADVARDVAMHIAAMQPKYVSRDDVPAEVVETERRIADETARNEGKPEAALPKIVEGRLQGFFKENVLVDQPYAKDSKKTVGAVLSEAGVKPVAFARFRVGADA
- a CDS encoding MFS transporter — encoded protein: MSKTSERFGPLGEPVFRRYFAGQAVSHLGDRMTPVALAFAVLRLTGSATDLGVVVAAGTVPLAVLLLVGGVWADRLDRRVVMLTTDAVRAVVQGLLAVLLLTGTARVWHLAVLAAAAGAAQAFFEPAATGMVPQVVSGARLTQANALVGLSQNAAMIVGPLVAGAIVATTSPGAAIAADAVTFVVSAAFLWRLGSVAAEPAARTTFVAELAGGLREVASRPWLAAMVGGFTVYHAVVLPAVLVLGPVTAERRYSGAATWAVVSASFGIGAVLSAVVALRVRPRRPIVWCALLLVGGSLQPVFVGVALPVAAIAVLIAVSGASVSVLFVIWDTTLARQVPRTALSRVSSFDYFGSTVGMPVGFALVGPASELWGVAPTMVGASLIGVSWAVMTAALPSVRSLRDAGPVASPAPTALA
- a CDS encoding pyridoxal phosphate-dependent aminotransferase; the protein is MDVPARHPFLVERMRGFGTTIFAEMTALAQRTGAINLGQGFPDTDGPPQVLEAAVRAIREGRNQYPPGPGVPELREAIAAHQQRFYGLDVDPDSEVLVTAGATEAIATTLLALIEPGDEVVMFEPYYDSYAAAVALAGGVRRTVVLRAPDFAVDEAALRAAFSDRTRVVLLNSPHNPTGKVFTPQELDLVGSLAREHGALVVSDEVYEHLLFSDGPTGGRHVPVASRPGLADRTLTISSAGKTFSVTGWKVGWVHGPRELVDAVRAVKQFVTFVASGPFQPAVAEGLALPDEVFADLAGRLQRGRDLLCEGLRAAGLEPFVPAGTYFVLVDGAALGYDDGLALCRELPRLAGVVGVPVRVFHDDPEAGRSLVRFAFCKRPEVLQAAAERLAGLARLG
- a CDS encoding M23 family metallopeptidase; the protein is MLRLLAAIAQADGMVRVMLLAAVAALSPVTSGLPLAAPSPVAAPAQQWRWPLAPRPAVVRPFRAPPTPWSAGHRGVDLAAAAGSPVRSAGGGRVSFSGVVAGRGVVVVTHPSGLRTSYEPVARRVRAGTLVDAGDVLGVLGAAPSHCAPTTCLHWGLRRGVVYLDPLTLVDRGPPVLLPLG